A window of the Ammoniphilus oxalaticus genome harbors these coding sequences:
- a CDS encoding TVP38/TMEM64 family protein, producing MKKLILPLIAIIAIGLFLKQTFIGQLLLQGKVDDIADYVKTFGSASIIITTVFIMIQTFFPYIPFIALAGVSVLLFGLWGGFLVSWLATCSGATLTFLTSRYLAREWAERKVLHLAWFKRFNDLASTDGFLTIFLARISSVIPSSVINLTAGISQISRRNFILATFLGNLPITFAECWIGHFFIHLRQHHTKLLFILITFLLGIVLITGRLKRGFKT from the coding sequence ATGAAAAAGCTCATCTTGCCACTCATCGCCATCATCGCGATCGGCCTTTTTCTTAAGCAAACGTTTATCGGACAGTTATTACTGCAAGGAAAAGTAGATGACATCGCTGATTATGTAAAAACGTTTGGTTCAGCATCGATTATCATAACAACTGTGTTCATTATGATCCAAACCTTTTTCCCTTACATTCCTTTTATCGCCTTAGCGGGGGTTAGCGTCTTACTGTTTGGACTGTGGGGCGGTTTTTTAGTTAGTTGGCTCGCGACCTGCTCTGGGGCTACGCTCACTTTTTTGACTTCGCGCTATCTTGCCCGTGAGTGGGCAGAAAGAAAAGTACTGCATCTAGCATGGTTTAAAAGATTTAATGACCTAGCTTCGACCGACGGTTTTCTAACCATTTTTCTCGCTCGGATTAGCAGCGTGATTCCGTCAAGCGTAATTAACTTAACTGCCGGTATCTCTCAAATTAGCCGAAGAAATTTTATTCTCGCTACTTTCCTTGGAAATCTGCCCATTACATTTGCTGAATGTTGGATCGGCCATTTTTTTATTCATCTGAGACAACATCATACTAAACTATTGTTTATCCTCATCACGTTTTTGCTCGGCATTGTCCTGATTACAGGAAGGCTAAAACGCGGGTTCAAAACGTAA
- the pyrF gene encoding orotidine-5'-phosphate decarboxylase, with product MSERDRIIVALDFSSEQEALACADRLQGIATYMKVGMQLYYAAGPQIVYALKERGFNVFVDLKVHDIPNTAKGAMQSLASLGADMVNVHVAGGKDMMTAAKEGLESGAAGQTKPLLIGVTQLTSSSQQMMNDEIGIEGTIVDCAQRYAQLAKAAGLDGVVASPLEVEAIKRSCGPTFKTVTPGVRPRGAELGDQKRVVTPAEAFAFGTDYIVVGRPITQASDPLKAMRAMVESIGG from the coding sequence TTGAGCGAGCGGGATCGAATTATCGTAGCCCTTGATTTTTCAAGCGAACAAGAGGCGCTTGCCTGCGCAGATCGTTTACAAGGTATTGCGACCTACATGAAAGTGGGTATGCAACTGTATTATGCGGCTGGACCACAAATCGTCTACGCTCTTAAAGAACGAGGGTTCAATGTATTCGTTGATTTAAAGGTGCATGACATCCCGAATACGGCAAAAGGGGCGATGCAAAGTTTGGCTTCGCTTGGCGCGGATATGGTTAATGTCCATGTCGCGGGGGGGAAGGACATGATGACCGCGGCGAAAGAGGGATTAGAAAGCGGCGCGGCAGGTCAAACCAAACCGTTGTTAATCGGTGTGACCCAGCTGACAAGTTCATCTCAACAAATGATGAATGATGAAATTGGAATTGAGGGGACAATCGTTGACTGCGCGCAACGATATGCCCAGCTGGCAAAAGCGGCTGGTTTAGATGGTGTTGTTGCCTCGCCGTTGGAAGTGGAGGCTATTAAACGCAGTTGCGGTCCGACATTCAAGACGGTAACGCCGGGCGTGCGTCCGCGCGGAGCGGAATTAGGCGATCAAAAGCGGGTAGTGACCCCGGCTGAGGCCTTTGCTTTCGGGACGGACTATATTGTCGTTGGTCGACCGATTACGCAAGCGAGCGACCCGTTGAAGGCGATGCGGGCCATGGTAGAATCGATTGGAGGATAG
- the carB gene encoding carbamoyl-phosphate synthase large subunit, whose amino-acid sequence MPLLANLKKVLVIGSGPIVIGQAAEFDYAGTQACQALKEEGLEVVLINSNPATIMTDTNIADQVYIEPLTVEFVSRIIRQEKPDGLLATLGGQTGLNLAKELNETGILDEEGVQLLGTDLEAITKAEDRDLFRELMFEINEPVPDSEIIHTVDEAIEFANRIGYPIIVRPAYTLGGTGGGIVDNEQALREVVASGLKYSPISQCLVERSIAGFKEIEYEVLRDGKGNGIVICNMENVDPVGIHTGDSIVVAPSQTLTNREYQMLRTASLKIVDALNIKGGCNVQLALDPHSYDYFIIEVNPRVSRSSALASKATGYPIAKMATKIAIGYSLDELKNPVTKQTYASFEPTIDYVVSKIPRWPFDKFVSANRELGTQMKATGEIMAIGRTFEESMLKAARSLEVDTHHLELEGADQLTQEELEKRLIVADDERIFLVMEAIRRGMSINELHKLTKIDPFFLVKLGRIVRYENRLKKEGLHDELLYEAKRLGFTDLKIAELTEQSEADVRNKRKQHGLTPVFKMVDTCAAEFEADTPYYYSTYEQEDEREQTDKKCVIVLGSGPIRIGQGIEFDYATVHAVWAIQEAGYEAVIINNNPETVSTDFSTSDRLYFEPLYLEDVMHVIEAEKPEGVIVQFGGQTAINLAEDLVKNGVRILGSDLESIDTAEDRKKFEKLMRSLKIDQPLGKTVTNVPDAVDTANELGYPVLVRPSYVLGGRAMEIVYYERELLNYMEQAVNINPQHPVLIDRYMLGREVEVDAICDGTDVLIPGIMEHIERAGVHSGDSIAVYPPQSISPECKEQIIRITTDIAIALKVKGLINIQFVIHDERVYVIEVNPRASRTAPFLSKVTGIPMANLATKVILGSTLRAEGFEPGYYPEAEHISVKVPVFSFAKLRRVDITLGPEMKSTGEVMGRDKNLSKALYKGLVGSGMTIPTHGSVLVTVADKDKEESLNIIRGFYDLGFKLLATAGTAAFLNEAGLEVMTVNKVREGNPNLLDMIRNGDASIIINTLTKGKTPERDGFRIRREAVENGVVCLTSLDTATALLRVIETITFGTEAMPAFLKPKQEAAIHG is encoded by the coding sequence ATGCCACTACTCGCTAATTTAAAAAAAGTGCTCGTAATTGGTTCGGGTCCAATTGTGATTGGACAGGCTGCGGAATTTGATTACGCGGGCACGCAAGCTTGCCAAGCTTTAAAAGAAGAAGGGTTAGAGGTTGTCCTCATCAATAGTAATCCAGCGACAATCATGACCGATACGAACATCGCCGATCAAGTGTATATTGAGCCGTTAACAGTTGAATTTGTGTCGCGCATTATTCGTCAAGAAAAACCAGATGGCCTGTTGGCTACGCTTGGCGGTCAGACCGGGCTAAATTTAGCGAAAGAACTAAATGAAACGGGTATTTTGGATGAAGAAGGCGTTCAACTACTCGGCACCGACTTAGAGGCCATTACGAAAGCGGAAGATCGCGATTTATTTCGAGAATTAATGTTTGAAATTAATGAACCAGTGCCAGATAGCGAAATCATTCACACCGTGGATGAAGCGATCGAATTTGCGAATCGGATCGGCTACCCGATTATAGTGAGACCAGCCTACACGCTCGGCGGAACAGGCGGGGGCATCGTCGATAATGAGCAGGCCTTACGCGAAGTCGTTGCTAGCGGACTGAAATATAGTCCGATTTCACAGTGTCTCGTCGAGAGAAGTATCGCTGGTTTTAAGGAAATAGAGTATGAAGTACTGCGTGATGGAAAAGGAAATGGGATCGTTATTTGTAATATGGAAAATGTAGACCCCGTTGGCATTCATACAGGCGATAGCATCGTTGTTGCCCCGAGTCAAACGCTAACGAACCGCGAATATCAAATGCTCAGAACCGCATCTTTAAAGATTGTTGACGCATTGAATATTAAAGGCGGTTGTAACGTTCAATTGGCGCTTGATCCGCATAGTTACGATTATTTTATTATTGAAGTGAATCCGCGGGTCAGTCGTTCATCGGCTCTTGCGTCGAAAGCGACAGGTTATCCAATTGCTAAAATGGCGACTAAAATCGCAATCGGCTATTCGTTGGATGAGTTGAAAAACCCGGTCACAAAGCAAACATACGCTTCATTTGAACCGACGATTGATTATGTTGTGAGCAAAATCCCGAGATGGCCATTTGATAAATTTGTCTCCGCGAACCGTGAGCTGGGAACCCAGATGAAAGCGACAGGCGAGATTATGGCAATCGGTCGCACGTTTGAAGAGTCGATGCTCAAGGCGGCGCGTTCGCTTGAAGTTGATACGCATCACCTGGAATTAGAGGGCGCGGATCAACTCACGCAAGAGGAGTTGGAAAAAAGGTTAATCGTCGCCGATGATGAACGGATTTTTCTTGTGATGGAAGCGATTCGACGCGGTATGTCGATCAATGAGCTTCATAAGCTCACTAAAATTGACCCGTTCTTCCTCGTTAAATTAGGGCGGATCGTTCGTTATGAGAATCGGTTGAAGAAGGAAGGCTTGCATGATGAGTTGCTCTATGAGGCGAAGCGATTAGGTTTTACAGACCTTAAAATTGCGGAATTGACAGAACAGAGTGAGGCTGATGTTCGAAATAAGCGAAAGCAGCATGGCTTGACCCCGGTCTTTAAGATGGTCGACACGTGCGCGGCTGAATTTGAAGCGGATACGCCTTATTATTATTCAACATATGAGCAAGAGGATGAGCGGGAGCAAACGGATAAAAAATGTGTGATTGTGCTCGGTTCAGGGCCTATTCGGATCGGGCAAGGGATTGAGTTTGATTACGCGACGGTTCACGCGGTATGGGCGATCCAAGAAGCGGGCTATGAAGCGGTTATTATTAATAACAATCCAGAGACCGTTTCAACCGACTTTAGCACATCCGATCGCCTTTATTTTGAACCGTTATATCTTGAGGATGTCATGCATGTGATTGAGGCGGAAAAACCGGAAGGTGTGATCGTCCAATTCGGTGGGCAGACGGCGATTAATTTAGCGGAAGATCTCGTTAAAAATGGCGTGCGAATTTTAGGATCGGACTTAGAGAGTATTGATACGGCGGAAGACCGCAAGAAATTTGAAAAATTAATGCGTAGTTTAAAAATTGATCAGCCATTAGGGAAAACAGTCACCAATGTTCCAGACGCTGTCGATACGGCGAATGAACTGGGGTACCCTGTGCTTGTCCGTCCATCCTATGTGTTAGGGGGTCGGGCGATGGAGATTGTCTACTACGAGCGGGAATTGCTGAATTATATGGAGCAAGCTGTTAACATCAATCCTCAGCATCCTGTGCTCATTGACCGCTATATGCTTGGACGCGAGGTCGAAGTGGATGCGATTTGTGACGGAACAGATGTATTAATTCCTGGGATTATGGAACACATCGAACGAGCAGGTGTGCATTCAGGCGATTCGATTGCCGTATATCCGCCGCAAAGTATTAGTCCTGAATGCAAAGAGCAGATCATTCGAATTACGACCGATATTGCGATTGCCCTCAAAGTAAAGGGACTCATTAATATCCAGTTTGTGATTCACGATGAACGCGTTTATGTGATTGAAGTCAATCCGCGGGCATCGCGCACGGCGCCGTTTTTAAGTAAAGTAACAGGCATACCAATGGCCAATCTGGCGACAAAAGTTATCTTAGGTTCAACGCTGCGAGCTGAAGGTTTTGAACCTGGTTATTACCCGGAAGCGGAGCATATCTCTGTCAAAGTACCTGTTTTCTCTTTTGCTAAATTGCGTCGCGTTGATATTACGTTAGGCCCGGAGATGAAATCGACGGGTGAAGTGATGGGCCGCGATAAAAACCTGTCAAAAGCATTGTACAAAGGGCTGGTTGGTTCAGGCATGACAATTCCAACACACGGTTCTGTCTTAGTGACGGTGGCTGATAAAGATAAAGAGGAATCGTTAAACATTATTCGCGGATTTTACGATTTGGGCTTTAAGCTGTTAGCGACGGCGGGCACAGCGGCATTCTTAAATGAGGCGGGTTTAGAAGTAATGACGGTTAATAAGGTAAGGGAAGGCAATCCGAATCTGCTCGATATGATTCGTAACGGCGATGCGAGCATCATTATTAATACACTCACGAAAGGAAAAACGCCTGAACGTGACGGATTCCGTATTCGAAGGGAAGCGGTGGAAAATGGGGTTGTTTGCTTAACGTCATTAGATACAGCAACCGCTTTACTGCGTGTTATTGAGACGATTACATTTGGAACGGAAGCGATGCCGGCTTTTCTAAAGCCAAAACAGGAGGCTGCCATCCATGGATAA
- a CDS encoding dihydroorotate dehydrogenase electron transfer subunit, whose amino-acid sequence MDKGLLQVVSNELVADRVYRIRLQGEWVNRKIVPGQFLHVKCGPGIDPLLRRPISISDVDQTEHTLDMIYRVEGSGTKILSEAIAGNQIDLLGPLGIGFPIDQRQKGERALLIGGGVGVPPLLYLARELAQKGVRVTSVIGFGEANQVFLEEELGSYGEVYVTTIDGSKGHNGLVTDLLNEQYGLDNNAWDVLYACGPLPMLRALQDRYQATDKEAYLSLEQRMGCGVGACLACVYPAAEGSDHSYYKTCSDGPVFELRKVVLG is encoded by the coding sequence ATGGATAAAGGATTGTTGCAAGTGGTAAGTAATGAACTTGTGGCGGATCGCGTGTATCGCATCCGCCTTCAAGGCGAGTGGGTGAACCGCAAAATTGTACCGGGTCAGTTTTTGCATGTCAAGTGCGGCCCCGGGATTGATCCTTTGCTTAGACGTCCGATTAGCATAAGCGACGTCGACCAAACTGAACATACACTCGATATGATTTATCGTGTAGAAGGATCAGGCACGAAAATTTTAAGCGAAGCGATCGCTGGGAATCAAATTGATTTGCTTGGACCGCTGGGGATCGGTTTTCCGATCGATCAGCGTCAAAAAGGGGAGCGGGCCCTGCTTATCGGTGGGGGAGTTGGTGTACCCCCGTTGCTCTACTTAGCCAGAGAGTTGGCGCAAAAAGGGGTACGGGTAACAAGCGTGATTGGTTTTGGCGAAGCGAATCAAGTGTTTTTGGAAGAAGAATTGGGTTCTTACGGGGAAGTTTATGTTACGACGATAGATGGTTCCAAAGGACACAATGGTTTAGTTACAGATTTGCTTAATGAACAATATGGGCTGGATAACAACGCTTGGGATGTGTTGTATGCTTGCGGTCCACTTCCAATGTTGAGAGCGTTGCAGGACCGTTACCAGGCCACAGATAAGGAAGCGTATTTGTCCTTAGAACAAAGAATGGGTTGCGGTGTTGGAGCCTGTCTTGCTTGTGTGTATCCAGCAGCTGAAGGTTCCGATCACTCTTATTACAAAACGTGTTCTGATGGACCTGTGTTTGAACTTAGGAAGGTGGTGTTAGGATGA
- a CDS encoding dihydroorotate dehydrogenase has protein sequence MQVELAGMKLRNPIMPASGCFGFGKEYAQFYDLEKLGAIAVKATTVEERAGNPTPRVAETPGGMLNAIGLQNPGLDHVLEHELPWLERFDTPIIANIAGTTTEDYVAVAERISQVQNVTALELNISCPNVSCGGITFGTDPVIAADLTKEIKKVSKKPVFVKLSPNVTDVVTIAKAVEAAGADGLSMINTLLGMRIDLRTRKPILANQVGGLSGPAIKPVAIRMIWQVSQQVDIPIIGMGGIQSAEDVIEFFLAGASAVAVGTANFVDPYACPTIIDELEEWLDRMGVNSITELIGAGWKN, from the coding sequence TTGCAAGTGGAATTGGCCGGGATGAAGCTTAGAAACCCGATTATGCCGGCTTCTGGTTGTTTCGGATTCGGAAAAGAATATGCGCAATTTTATGATTTGGAAAAGTTAGGCGCGATCGCGGTAAAAGCGACCACGGTTGAGGAGCGCGCTGGGAATCCAACGCCGCGTGTCGCCGAAACTCCTGGCGGAATGCTTAACGCAATTGGCTTGCAAAACCCAGGGTTGGATCATGTGCTCGAACATGAATTACCTTGGTTGGAACGTTTTGATACGCCGATTATTGCCAATATTGCGGGGACGACAACTGAAGATTATGTTGCTGTCGCCGAGCGGATTTCGCAAGTTCAAAATGTGACGGCGCTAGAGCTAAATATCTCGTGCCCGAATGTTAGTTGCGGCGGGATCACCTTTGGAACGGATCCAGTGATTGCCGCGGACCTGACGAAAGAAATTAAAAAAGTAAGCAAGAAGCCTGTATTTGTTAAGCTATCTCCAAATGTTACGGATGTTGTTACGATTGCGAAGGCGGTTGAAGCGGCGGGAGCGGATGGATTGAGCATGATTAATACGCTATTGGGAATGCGAATTGACCTGCGAACGCGCAAGCCGATTTTAGCCAATCAAGTTGGCGGTTTATCTGGACCAGCGATTAAACCGGTTGCTATTCGGATGATTTGGCAGGTGAGTCAACAGGTCGATATCCCGATCATTGGAATGGGTGGCATTCAATCGGCCGAGGATGTGATTGAATTTTTCTTGGCCGGGGCGTCGGCCGTTGCGGTAGGAACAGCCAATTTTGTCGATCCTTACGCATGTCCAACGATTATTGATGAACTAGAAGAATGGCTCGATCGAATGGGCGTCAACTCGATTACAGAGTTAATTGGAGCGGGGTGGAAAAATTGA
- the pyrE gene encoding orotate phosphoribosyltransferase, with protein MLSREREIAKQLLEIKAVHLRPDQPFTWTSGLRSPIYCDNRMTMSFPLVRRLIASSFAQIISEQYPEAEVIAGTATAGIPHAAWVAEELGLPMIYARDKAKGHGRNNQIEGVLQVGQQVIVIEDLISTGMSSLNAAKAVEAAGGQVLSVMAIFSYQFARAEQAFREAGYPLHTLSHYTALLAEAKEQGILQEEQMEELTSWKVDPNAYTEKWNQQTS; from the coding sequence ATGCTTAGTCGAGAAAGAGAGATAGCAAAACAGTTGTTAGAAATTAAGGCGGTGCACCTTCGTCCCGATCAACCATTCACGTGGACCTCGGGCTTGAGATCGCCGATCTATTGTGATAATCGGATGACGATGTCATTTCCGCTTGTTCGCCGATTAATTGCCAGTTCATTTGCCCAAATCATTAGCGAGCAGTATCCTGAAGCGGAAGTAATCGCTGGCACGGCTACGGCTGGTATCCCGCATGCGGCTTGGGTTGCGGAAGAACTTGGTCTGCCAATGATTTACGCGCGGGACAAAGCGAAAGGACACGGTCGTAACAATCAAATTGAAGGTGTTCTGCAAGTGGGGCAGCAAGTCATTGTCATTGAAGATTTGATTTCAACGGGGATGAGTTCGCTAAATGCGGCGAAGGCTGTTGAAGCGGCAGGCGGCCAGGTGTTGTCAGTCATGGCCATTTTTTCGTACCAGTTTGCGCGAGCGGAACAAGCCTTTAGAGAGGCAGGTTATCCTTTACATACGTTAAGTCATTACACTGCTTTATTAGCTGAAGCAAAAGAACAAGGGATTCTCCAAGAGGAACAAATGGAGGAACTAACTTCATGGAAAGTCGATCCAAATGCTTATACAGAGAAATGGAATCAACAAACGAGCTAA